GCCCATCTGGGCCATGCCGTGGGTTTCCCCCTTGACGATGTTCTGACGGTCGTAGCCCAGCAGGTAGGCGAGCTGGGTCAGCACCCGGCCGAAAAAGAGATTCCCCTGACCGCCCACGCCACGCACGGCCACGGACAGAAAGGGCGGCAGTTCCCCGGACAGACCCGGAAGTTCGATCCGCTCGGGCGGTACGGGCAGTTCCGGGCAGCTGTCCAGAGCGCAGACATTCTGGTCTTTGGCCGGGGCAATGGCGCCCACGGGGCACATCTGGGAGCAGGCCGCGTTCTGGCGCACGCAGCCCGTACAGATGTTGTTGAAATGCGGCAGTCCTTCGGCGTCGGCCTCGATGCCCGGACAGATCTGGCAGGTGCCGCAACGCTTGCACAGCTCCGCGTCCACTTCCATTCTGAGCCCGTAGGCTTCCTTGGGCATCTTGCGGATGCACACGCCCGTGACCACAAGCGTGGTGAACTCGCCCTTTTCCGCCGCGGCCAGAGCGTCCTTCAGGGCCTTTTGGAGACCCTTCCTGTCGTAGCCGCTGACTTCCACCACGCTCGCGCCGTGGGCCTTGAGGCTCGCGTTCAGATCGAAGATATTGGGCTCTCCGGCCAGGTTGACCGGTGAGGTGGGTGAAGGCTGGCCGCCGGTCATGGCCGTCCAGTTGTTGTTCAGGATGACCTTGACGCCGGGGATGCCCCGGAAAATGGTGTTGCGCGTGGCGTCCATGCCGCTGTGACATTCGGTGCCGTCGCCCAGCACGGCCAGGCATTTTCCGGCCGACTCGGGCCGGGACAGCACATAGCCCAGCCGTTTGGCCTCGCTTGCGCCCATGGCCAGCACGGTATCCATGGCGTTCAAAAAGTGCAGCAGGGTGTTGCAGCCGATGTCTCCAAACACAGCCTCCAGGTGCCCTTTCTTGCGCATCCGTCCCACGATCTGTCCGAACAGGCGGTACGGACAGCCCGCGCAGATCATGGGCGGCCGGGGAGGACAGGCCATGACCGGCGCGCCCGAAGGACAGTCGAGTCCCAGACGGGCGGCGATGAGGGCCGGAGTCCATTCCGTGACGGTCTCGTCCTCATCCTTGCCCCGCACCTCGATGCCCGCCGCCAGAATACCCTCCTGGATGAACCGGTGCCCGTCCTCGATGACATACACCGGGCCGTTCACGGAGTCGCGAAAGCGGCGGATCAGCTCCAGGGGCAGGGGATGGGTGAAGCCCAGGGACAAGACGTCGAGTTTCCGGCCCGCCGCCACTTCCTCCACGAAAAGGGTGTTCACGCCGTGGGTGATGACGCCGATTCTGCCTTCGCCCCTGGTCCAGATGTTCAGGGGGCTTTGCTCCACCTTTTCGCGCAGGGCGGGCATGCGCGTGGTGCGGACCTGGTCGTGGAACATTCTGGCCCGCACGGGCAGGGTGATGAAGTCGCTCATGTTTTCGGGAACGGGCACGCGCTCCCTGACGGCCGTGTCCATCAGGCGGACCAGCCCTTCGCTGTGACAGAGCACTCCGCTGGCGATGATGGCCACGGGCGTGTTCAGCTCCCGGCCGAGATCCGCCGCGATGCGGGCCGCCTCGTGCAGCTCCTGATGATTGCGGGGCTCGAATACGGGAATGCAACAGCTCCTGAGCATGGGCCGGGGGTCCACCAGATGCTGGGTGGAGCTTGGCGTGTAGTCGCTTGCGATGTAATAGACGAGGCTTCCCCGGCGGCTGGTGTAGAAGGCGGCGCTGGTGATCACGTCGGCGGCCTGGAAGAGGCCCGGAACCTTCATGGTCACCACGCAGTCGCTTCCGGCCAGGGTGTGCCCGAAGCCCACGCCCGCGGCCACGGCCTCGTTCACGGACCAGCCCACGGAAATCATGTCCTGAACCTGAGACAGGCCTCTGTCGATGACTTCGGTGCTGGGCGTGCCCGGATAACCGTCCGCAGCGTGAATTCCGGCCCGCACGCAGCCCACCGCAAAGGCCATGTTCCCCTGCATGACCACGCCCTTGCCATTTTCCCCGGTGCACAGCGCCTTCACAGCGTTCATGATTCCTCCAGATGCGGATGTCTTTTTCAAAGGTGCGGCCGGTAAAAACCCTGCCGGCCGGCCGCACCGTCAGGCGGTACGCCAAGGACCGGCCTTTCTCAAGCCCGGACGGGCCGGAAATATGCATCAAACGCGAAAGGGCGCGATTTTTTGGAAATCACGCCCCCAAGCGGCCGCCGTTTTCCGGCATCTTCCGGCCACATGGCCGGATATCCCCAAAGGCCGGGGCTCACTTGCCGATGCAGAATCCGTCGAAGACCGCGTTCAGCACGTCTTCCGGGGCCGTCTCGCCGGTGATTTCAGCGAGCATATGGCAGGCCATGTCCAGCCGCACGCCCAGCACGTCATAGGGCACGTTCTGCTTCAGCTCGGCGCGCATGGCCGTCAGTTCCTCTCCGGCCCGGACCAGGGCGTCACGCTGACGCAGATTGGGGGCCAGCAGATCTCCTTCGGGAAAGCCGCTTCCGGCCAGGGTTTCCCGCACAACGGCCAGCATTTCGGGCAGGCCTCGGCCGCTTTTGGCCGAAAGCTCGAGAACGGTCTTGTCTTTCCACGGCGCTTCGGCAAACCACGCAGGCGATTCTGAAACAAGATCCATCTTGTTGGCCAGCACCAGCAGGGGAACATCCTGATCCAGAAGGGACAGATCCTCGGCTCCGGGACCCAGGTCGGCATCGATGACCAGCAGCACCAGATCAGCGCTGGCGGCCAGTTCCCGGCTGCGCGTAATGCCGAGGCTCTCCACGGTTCCGGCGGCGTCCCGCAGCCCGGCCGTGTCCACCAGACGTACCGGCAGTCCGTCCAGAGACACGGGTTCCTCCAGGTAATCCCTGGTGGTGCCCGGAATCTCCGTGACAATGGCCCGGTTCACGCCGAGCACCGCGTTCAAGAGACTGGATTTGCCGGCATTGACCTGCCCGGCCAGCACTACCAGCGCGCCGTCCCGCCAATGCCGGACCCGCTCGTGGTTTCCGGCCAGATCGGCGATGGCGGCTCCGGCTTCTTCCAGGGCCGCATCCAGAGCTGCCGGAGCCAGACAGTCCACTTCATCCTCCGGAAAATCCACGGCCACGCAGAGCTGTACGCGCAGATTCTCCAGCAGCAGCCGCAGTTCCTCCACCCGGCGGGAAAAATGTCCTTCCAGCTTGGCTCCGGCCAGACGGATGGCCGTTTCCGATGGCGCGTTGACCAGTTCCATGACGGCTTCAGCCCGGGCCAGATCCATGCGCCCGTTCAGAAAAGCCCGCTTGGAAAATTCGCCCGGACCCGCAGGCCGCACGCCCAATTCCAGGCACTGCTCCATGACCGTGCGCAGGATGGCCATGCCGCCGTGGCAGTGAAGCTCGACCACATCCTCTCCGGTGAAGGACCGGGGGCCGGGCATGAATGCCACGAGGGCCTCGTCCACAAAAGTGCCTTCCGGCGTGCGAAGCTGTCCGTGATGCAGATGATACGGCCGGAAACCCGCGAAGCCGGATCTCCCGGAGTGAAACAGCGCCATACCCACGGACCGGGCATCGGGCCCGCTCACGCGAATGATGCCCACGGCCCCGGCTCCGGGCGGGGTGGCTATGGCCGCAATGGTGTCGTTCATGCGTAAAAAAGGCGGGGAAGACCCGCCTACTGCTCGTTGGGATGTTTCCGGCGGCCCCGGCCACTGCTCCGCCTGACGGGCAGGATGAGCACCCGCTTCGTGCTTCCCTCGCCCTTGCTTCTGGTATGCACGTCCCCGTCGTCCTGCAAGGCCATGTGTACCACGCGGCGGTGAAAGGCGCTCAGGGGCCGGGTACTCTGCACCTTGCCGGTTTTTTTAGCTTTTTCGGCAAGGGCCAGGGCCATCTCCGTCAGCCGGGTTTCCTGATCCCGGCGGAAATCTCCGGCATCCAGACGGATGCGGGGGCAGCCGGGACAGGTCCTGGCGGCGATGCGGTTGGCCAGATACTGCAAGGCCGCGATAACCTGACCGTCCTGACTCATGAGCACCTCGGCGTCATCGGCCTCGATGCGCACGGCGACCGGCCGGGCCGTCATATCCACATCCAGCCGCACGCCAGCGCAAAGAGGACGCAGCAGGGCGGGCAGAATCTCCCGCACACATGCCTCCAGCCGCCGGACTTCGTCTTCCGGCATGGGGCCGGGCGCGGCATCCCGGCCGTCATCCTCTTCCGGAGAGTCCGCTTCGGACATTCCAGCCTCTTCCCGAATCCTGCCGGCCGCGTCTGCAGAAGGCTTCTGCGGCGGGGCTTCTTCCATAGGAGCGACTTCAGGGCGGGCCCCCCCGGAATCCGGGCGTTCCGCACGGTTTTCCACGGCCAGGGCCACAGCGGGTCTGCGCCGCCCGGCACGAACCACCGCCTGTCTGGCACCAAAGCCGAAGAACCCCTGCGAGCCGCCGCTGACAATCTCGATCTCCAGACCATCCCGGTCAACGGCGAAAAAGCGGCAGGCATCCGCTATGGCCTGATCGACGCTCTTGGCCCTGAACTCCCTGTGCTCACTCATGAGATATTCCTCGCGGCACGGCCGCAAGCCGCAGCGTCACTTCGCCTTCCTGACCATAAGCCACTGCTGGGCGATGGACAGGACGTTGTTCACCAGCCAGTACAGTACCAGTCCCGAGGGGAAATTGAGGAACAGGAAGGTGAAGACCACGGGCATGAACATCATGATCTTGGCCTGCATGGGATCGCCCATGGGCGGCGAGAGACGCTGCTGCAGGAACATGGTCGCGCCCATGATAAGCGGCGTGATGTAGTACGGGTCCTTGGCCGAAAGGTCGGCCAGCCAGACCATGTCAGTAAAGGGCAGATGCGGGATGAACGCCGCGTGCCGCAGCTCGATGGCCCCCAGAAGGGCCTGATACAAGGCGAAGAATACCGGGATCTGGAGCAGCATGGGCACGCAGCCGCCAGCCGGATTGACCTTGTAGGTCTTGTACAGCTGCATGATTTCCGCGTTCATTTTCTCGCGGTCGTCGGCGTATTTCTCGCGGATCTTGGTCATCATGGGCTGAAGCTTCTTCATCTGCTCCATGGACTTGTAACTCTTCTGGGACAGAGGCCAGAACAGCGCCTTGATGATGATGGTCAGAATGATGATGGCCACGCCGTAATTGCCCACGTATCCATAGAGAAAATTCAGGAACTTGTTCAGCGGCTTGGCGATGATGTCGAAAAATCCGTAATTGATGCTGGCCTTCAGATTCTTGGGCATGCTCTGAAGGTCCCGCTCGGTCTTGGGACCGAAATAATAGGAACAGGTCCGCAGCTGGGTGATGCCCGGATCGAGAAGCAGCTGATCGGCGGCCGTCACCCGGTAGATTCCATCTTCCAGCTTGCCCCGCACGATCATGTCGGCGGAAGTGGGCGCCAGAGCCATCAGGAAATAATTGCTCGCGACCCCGCCCCACTGGACCGGACCGGCCGATTCTAGGCCCAGCTTCAGATCTTTCTGGTCGTCCTCCTCTTCCAGACCGCCCGCCGCCATGTAGACGATCTTGGTCAGATTGTAACGGTCATTCTCAGCGGTCAGACTCGGGCTGGAAACGGAGAACGCCAGGTTGCCCTGAAGCTGGGCTGGCGAGGTGTTGGTCACTTTGACCTCTTCCTTCACCTCGTAGGAGCCGCCGGTGAAAGACAGTTCACGCACAATCCGCACCCCGCCCAGCACGCCCGTGAGCTGTATGCCGCCGCTTTGCCCCTCGGCCAGGACCAGATCGTCTCCCTGAGCGGTCCATTCTCCCTGAGCCCAGGTGGGGGAAGCGTTCCAGATCAGGCCCAGCGGCGCTTTGCGCAGGGACTGTTCCGTGACCAGATCGATATTCGAGGAAAGGGGATCAATGGTTTCCTTATATGCCTTAAGCGTGAAACTCTCCAGAATACCGCCCGACGTGTTGATGACCGCATGATAGAGCGGGGTGTCCACGGAAATTCTGCGGCCCTGCCGGTCAGGAGTAAACTGGACGGTCTGCTGCCCGGCCTCGGGAGCGGACACGGCAGTTCCGGCGGCCTGCGGCGCGGCGGACTGGTTCACTCCTGCTGCGGTCCGGTTTTCCGTGGCCACGGGAGCGACCGGAGGAAAAAAATAATTCCAGGTCAGCAGCACCATCAGGGACAAAGCCACTGCCAGAATGACGCGTCTACTCTCCATGAAAGTCTCTCTTTGCGAAGTTAGGGGAAGGAACCGGGTCGTAACCGCCGGAGCACAGAGGATGGCACCGCATGAGGCGCCGCAGGGTCAGCCCCAGACCCCGGCAGACGCCATGAACCAGCACAGCCTGCCGGGCGTATTCGGAGCACGTCGGAGTGAAGCGGCAGCAGGGAGTGTAAAGCGGAGAGATCAAATATTGGTACAGGGACAGAAAAAACACGCAGATACGGCGCATGGACGCTCCGGCCTAAGACCCGGCAGGGGTCATCCGTTGTAAAAGCGGCGCAAGTTCCGCCGTGATCCGCACAAGGTTCATGGGATCCACACAAATCCCCCGCTTCGCCACGACAACAATGTCCACACCCGAGGGCACATGCTGCTGGTGCAACCGGAAAAACTCCCGCAGCAGCCGTTTGAGCCGGTTTCTGCGCACGGCATTGCCGGCCTTGCGGCTCACGGCCAGACCGACCCGCCATGTCGAGCCGTTGTCTTCCCGATTGCGGACAAACAAAATGAAGTTCCCTGAAAAAAAACGACGGCCCAGATCATAGCAACAGCTGAACTGGGGCCGTCTGGTCAACCTGCGTGAGCGGGGATGCGTCAGACCGCTAATCTTTTTCTCCCTTTGGCCCGTCTGCGGCGCAAAACGGCCTGACCATTCCTGGTCCGGGAGCGCACCAGAAAGCCATGGCTTCTCTTGCGCTTGGTATTGCTCGGCTGGTATGTTCTCTTGCTCATTTCTGTTTCCTCCCAAAAAAGTGAGTCAGGTCGGTAGCGCCAAAAACCGGCCGCGTCAAGACGCCATCTCCCGTGCAGACAAGGCCCGCGAGTCTTTCAACAGCGGATACGGCCTTTCCGCCGGGCGGTGGTCCGGCGGACGCCGAAGCCGACCGTGCCAGCGGAACACATTACAAGGAGCCGTCATGTACTTTTCAACTCCCCAGTGGGACCTGAACCTGCTTTTTCTCATCAACCAGCAGGGACACAGCGAAATCCTCAACCCGGTCATGTTGCTTGTCTCCGACTCTCTTTTTCTCTCTGCCTTCGGCCTTGTCGCATCGATCATAGCCATGTGGCGCTATAAAGTGTCTCTCACTGTTGTACTGGGCCTGGGACTCACCCTGATCGCTTCCAGCCAGATCTGCGATTTCGCCAAAAAGGAAACGTACCGCGTCCGCCCGTATCACAGCATCGGCGGCACATGGTTCCATGACGACGGGACATGGAAGCAACGGCCGGAAAACGTGGCACCCAGATCAGGAGGCTCGTCCTACCCCTCGGGGCACTCGGCCAACGCCGCCGCGGCCGCTCTTTTCCTGTACTTGGCTTTCCGGAAGAAAATCGTCTGGCTGCTGCCCCTTCTGATCGGCTACTCCCGTATCTATCTGGGCAAACACTTTCCTTCGGACGTAGTGGCCGGATGGGCGCTGGGCATGGCCGTGGCCAGCATCCTTGTTCCGCTTTATCCGGCGCTCTGGAGACGGCTCTTTTCTTTATGGATGAGGTACAGATTGCGGGTATAGATGATAAAGCCCGTGGACTGCCCAACCATGAACACTATATCGCGGCGCAGCACAGCATAAATCAGCAGAAACAGACTGCCCAGCAGACTGAAGTACCAGAACGCGATGGGGATCACGCTTTTTTTTTCCTTTTCCGAAACAATCCACTGCCAGAAAAAACGCATGAAAAAAAAGCCTTGCCCCAGAAAACCGATCGCCAGAAGCCACCATTCGGCTGAAAAATTCATGACCGCCCCGTTCGACAAGCCGCGCTTTGCAATCCTCTCAAAAGCGGCCGCTGTTATTTCACATTGGTGGACGCGACAGTGTATCTGAAATGCCGTTTCTGCATCCAGCGCACGGCCAGCAGATCATAGGCCGAGGACCAGGCCCGGTCCCAGATACCGTATTTGGAAGTACCTTTGTAGCGGGGCCGGTGATTGACGCGCATTTCCTCCACCACGGCTCCCTGCATCTTCATCAGTGTGGGCAAAAAACGGTGCATACCCGTGAACATGGGAATATTTCTGGCCATGTCCGCCCGCATCACCTTCAGCGAGCAGCCCGTATCCCGGACGGTTTCCCGGCTGATGACATTACGCACCCAGTTGGCGAATCTGGAGGCGCAGCGTTTGGCAAAGGAATCCTGTCGTTTGGCCCGCCAGCCGATGACCATATCCGGTCCTTGGGCATACGCCCGGAGCATGGCGGGAATGTCCGCGGGATCGTTTTGAAGATCGGCGTCCAGCGTAACCAGCACATCTCCGGAAGCGAAACGGAAGCCCGCCGCAAACGCGGCCGATTGCCCGCAGTTCCGGGCGAAAGAGACGAAGCGCACGCGGGAGTCGGCCTCGGCCAGAGACTGGATGATGCCCAGACTGTCGTCGGAGCTGCCGTCGTCCACCAGCAGGATTTCCCAAGGCTCCTCCACCCCGGCCAGAGCGCGTGCAATCTCCGCATGCAGAGCCTGGAGATTTTCTGACTCGTTATATACCGGAATAATTAAGGAAATCTTTGAGATTCGTGTATTCATAGGAAAATATGCATAGAGTATTTGACAACCCTTGTAAATACGCATAGATTTTAAGCCTCACATGACGCGGGGTGGAGCAGCATGGTAGCTCGTCGGGCTCATAACCCGAAGGCCGTAGGTTCAAATCCTGCCCCCGCTACCAGAACTTGCAGGCGCTTATGGATTCCTAACCATAAGCGCCTTTTCTTTTTCCTGGGGTGTGTGTTTGCAAACTATTTGATTGTAACGCGACGCTTAGTTTTGAATTAAATGACGCTTAGTTTTGAATTTCCCAAACAAGCTTTTTCGCACGCATACTGAGTCCCTTGTGACCGCAATCTGCGTGCGAAAAATATCTTATCAGTAATTCGTAATAAAGACTTCCTTGGCTGGCTTCGCACCTTTGTGTAAGGTAGCGGGATATTTGGCGCGGATTTGCGGGATATTTGGCGCGTTAGATTTGTGCCAAATATCCCGCAAATCCAATCAATATTTACCCGGCCGTCCCAGTTCAATCTCGTTCAAATCTGCCATCAGTAATTCGTGATAAAAACCTCTTTGGCGGAAGTGGCCCCTTTGCCAACAGTATAGGTCAACTGCTGTCCCTCGATATTAAACCCGCCAAAAACCTCCCGAACCTCCGGCAAGTCATTGAGCGTGAGTAAGAAGCGGCCCTTGATCCCGGCCAGAATGTCCCGCAGCCGGACAAAGTCCTCCCGAGAGAACATCTCCTTGCCGTAGTAATCCTCACAGCCCCAGTACGGCGGGTCCACAAAGAAAAATGTGTCCGGGCTATCATATTTTGAGATGACCCGCTCATACGGCAGGCACTCGACGTATGTCCTAGCCAGCCGCAGGTGTGCGGCGGAGAGGTCCTCCTCGATGCGCAACAGGTTGAGTTTGGGCGGCCGGGTAGTAGCCGTCCCAAATATCGGCCGTACAATACGGCCGCCAAAGCAGCACTTCTGGAGATAGAAAAACCGGGCCGCCCGTTGCACATCCGTCAGAGTCTCAGGATCGACCCGCCGCATCCGGTCAAACTCGTCCCGGCTGACCAGCATCCACTTGAAGTAGCGCACAAACTCCTCGATATGATGCTGCACCACACGGTACAGCGTGACCACATCCCGGTTGAGGTCGTTGAGCACCTCGACATCTGACTCCGGACGCTTGAACAGCACCCATGCCGCGCCCGCGAAAACCTCCACATAGCAGCGGTGTGCCGGGATCCGCGCAATAATCCTCGACGCCAGTTGAGACTTGCCACCAATCCAGCCAGACAATGGACTCCGCATCGATATCCTCCGTTGCGGTCTGTCCTGGCCTCTGCTACCTGCCGCCTACCTGCCACGATCCCCAATTGCGGTAGGTTTGGGAGCAGCGGCCAGTCCGTGATCCGGCGGCCCCACGCCGGGTCAGTGGAGGTGCTACATCACCTCTGCCTGCTCTCTTACCATTAATATTAGTCACACCGGAGAATACCGGAACTCCACCCGCCATCGTTGCCAGCTCTCCATCCCATCCCGAACAGCCCACACCTCCAGCACTACTGGGCCGGTGTACTGTGCCGGGCCGATCTGAGCGCTGTCCCCGGCCACGTCGGTCACAATAGCCAGCTGGGCATTATTGTCCTTACGGACCAATCGCAGGCTGTACGTTGTACCCGGCTCGGGACCGATCCCTGCGGCCTCTGCATCAATAACCCGATCGGCCTGCAGCTTGCGGTCCCGGTGTGCCCAGCTCACGGTCAGCTCCCCGGCGGCAGACACCGGCTCCCGCTCACCGCCAATGCGGATCCGGCCCGGCGGGTAGGGCCTGCCCTGGCGGAGCCGGGTGACGAGCGTGTCCACAGGAGCGGCACTCTCCGGGAGCGTGCCCTGGCTGGTCTGGGTCAGCATTCGGGCCTGCACAGCCACACCCGGACCGTAGGCCGAAGGATCCCACGCCGAATTATTGTCAAAGAACCAGATGCGGGCCCCGGCATTGTGCGCGGCGGGCACGGTATCGATGCAGCCACGGCCGATGGTCAGCCGGGCGGCATCGAAATTGATGGCGTCGATGCGCACAATCTCGTCGTCAATAAGCGCCGTTGTGCCCACCTCAACCAGATCCAGATCGGTCACGCCCAGAACATCCACGGTCGTATCGTACTTGCCCAAGGCCGCGCGGATGGTCCCGGACGGGCAAAAAGCATCGCTGTCCCGCTCGGCAAAGGCATTGCCGCCAACCCGTGTAAACAGCAGATATGAGAGGGCCGTCGATGATGGCTTGACGCCCAGTGCGGAGATATACGTCGCGCCGGGATCGAGGGCATCGAGATCACCGGGGCCAAGGTCCTGGGCCAGGTCGCGCCAGGTTGTCTCCATCAGCCTCCTGACCTCGACCGGACGCGGTGTGGTGTCCGCCGGGACCCAGAAGGACGACTGCGGCTCCGAGAGCGCAGCGGCCGGGAGCCCGTAAACATCCTGAACAGCGCTGATGGTGATGGTCGCATCGGTCAGGGAGCCGACCTCGACCCGACCCGCGCGCAGTACAATATTACTGATACCCCGACGCGGGTCAGAGAGCCGAAAGAGCCCGCCCGGCTCGATCCGGTATGCCCGCCGGTCAAGGCGGACCTTGAAGCGCTTGAGCCCAGCCGCACGCTGGGCAAGCTCCCGGACAGCAACACGCCCGGCCAAGTCAGCGGTGGGGATGCCCGGGAAGTCAATCGTCGTGGATGTGACCGCTCCACTTGACTGGATGGCGGCAATACTGCGCTCGCGGCACTGCCGGGCCTCATTGCCCAGCTGATCATACCACTTGATGATGACCTCATTGACAGCCCCGCTGCTCGATGACGAGTCGTCGGCATCGAGGCCCAAAAGGCCCGTATCCGGAGTGAAAAGAGGCAGGGCTGCGGGGTCATAACCACCGCGCAGCAAGGAAAGGTGAATCAGGCCGTCGAAGCGGGAAAGGTACAGATTGCCGGCAATGTGATCCAGAACACCCTGGATAGCCGACAGTCATGGCGTATCCGTCGACTGGCTCAGGACGGGCGAGGGCGAGATGCGCCGGGGCACGACGCCCCACAAGGATGTACACGGGGAGGCAGAGTGGGACGGACAGGAGCGACGCGGAGAGCATGACCGCAGGCGCGGACAGCTACAGACATTCGTATGCGACAACTGTGAACTGGTGATGGTCCCCATGCTGGACGCCGTATTAAGCGGCGGCACTGGCAGCCTGGAGACAGGTGGAGACGTGCTTAAAACCTACGCTTTCCGCTATGACTTCCTAAAACGAAAAGGCAATCCAAAGGAGATGGGTCTTTTCAGGGTGTCGGGTGACAGCATGTCCAACGACATTTTGGACAACGACGTAGTTCTTATTGATAAATCCCAGAATCAACCGGTCCCTGGGAAAATCTTCGCTGTTTCTATTCACGGCCTCACTTACCTAAAACCATTGCTGTCCGGCTAAGGGATAAGAAAAGAGTCCAAAATCTCAGCGATGTGTGGTAAAAGAAATCACCACAACATCTTGCCACACAAGGAGATTCTGGACTTGAGTCACCATAATACACTATTCTCCCAGACGCTATCTCTGATTCCCAGACATGTTTTTCAGAAACTCGAAAGACGGCACAAAACCGGGCGCTCGTCGCGTCAATTCGGTTTCAAGGAGCAGTTCACGGTCATGGCCTTCATCCAGCTTGCCGCAAGACGTTCCATGCGCGATGGCCTGCGCTGCCTTGAGGCTGCGGGAAACCGCCTGTATCACTGGGGACTGAAAAACGTGGCCCGCTCGACCTTTGCTGACGCGAACAATTCTCGCCCCGTAGGCTTTTTCAAGGATCTGTTCGCCGAGATGTACGGCCTGTGCGCCGCAAAAGCCCCGAAGCACAAATTCCGTTTCAAATCCAAATTGTTCAGTCTGGACGCCACCACCATAAAGCTTTGCCTGTCGCTTTTTCCCTGGGCCTCGTTTCGGCAGGCCAAGGGCGGCGTCAAAGTACATACCTTGCTGGATCACGATGGCCATATCCCGGCTTTCGCAACCGTCACCGACGCCAAAACCCATGAAAGCCGCATAGCTCAGGCTATGGAGTTGCCCAGGGGCTCCATCGTGGTCTTTGACAAGGGCTTCATCAGCTATCCCTGGTTTCGGATCCTCGGGGCAAAGGGTGTCTTTTTTGTGACCCGGCTCAAGCGCAACGCCGTTTTCAAACTCCTGGAGCGCCGCCTCGTGAATCGCAAGACCGGCGTTACTTCCGATCACATCATTGAAGTCTCCAGCCGGGGAAAATCCTTACGCTTGCGCCGTATCGGCTATCGTGACCAGGAAACCGGGAAACACTACGAATTTTTGACCAACCATTTCCGGCTTTCGGCGAAAACCATCGCCGACATCTATAAAGACCGCTGGCAAATCGAGCTCTTCTTCAAGGAAATCAAACAAAATTTGCGCATAAAGACCTTCGTCGGCAACTCGGAAAATGCGGTTCTGATCCAGATTTACACGGCCCTGACGGTTTACCTGCTCCTCGCGTACCAGAAATTCCTCAGCCGTCTCGGACTCTCCGTACAGCAACTCTTCCAGCTCATTCAACTCAACCTGCTCGGCGAGGCCTCCTTGGATGAACTCCTGAATCCCAGACGACGAAAATTCGATAATTCATATAACTTCACACTGTTAGATTACATCGCTTAGCCGGACAGCAATGTTCCGCAGGGGATTGTTTTTTCCTTGCCAAAGGAAGTCTCCTTGGCTTAAAAACAACTCTCCCGAATGCGGAGAGGTGGCCGAGTCTGGCTTAAGGCGCACGCCTGGAAAGTGTGTGTACCTTAACGGGTACCGGAGGTTCAAATCCTCTCCTCTCCGCCATTTCTTCTTTATCATCAAGCGAAGCCGGGTGGCGGAAACGCTGCTAACCCCGTCAGGTCCGAAAGGAAGCAGCGGTAAC
Above is a window of Desulfomicrobium orale DSM 12838 DNA encoding:
- a CDS encoding 2-oxoacid:acceptor oxidoreductase family protein; this encodes MNAVKALCTGENGKGVVMQGNMAFAVGCVRAGIHAADGYPGTPSTEVIDRGLSQVQDMISVGWSVNEAVAAGVGFGHTLAGSDCVVTMKVPGLFQAADVITSAAFYTSRRGSLVYYIASDYTPSSTQHLVDPRPMLRSCCIPVFEPRNHQELHEAARIAADLGRELNTPVAIIASGVLCHSEGLVRLMDTAVRERVPVPENMSDFITLPVRARMFHDQVRTTRMPALREKVEQSPLNIWTRGEGRIGVITHGVNTLFVEEVAAGRKLDVLSLGFTHPLPLELIRRFRDSVNGPVYVIEDGHRFIQEGILAAGIEVRGKDEDETVTEWTPALIAARLGLDCPSGAPVMACPPRPPMICAGCPYRLFGQIVGRMRKKGHLEAVFGDIGCNTLLHFLNAMDTVLAMGASEAKRLGYVLSRPESAGKCLAVLGDGTECHSGMDATRNTIFRGIPGVKVILNNNWTAMTGGQPSPTSPVNLAGEPNIFDLNASLKAHGASVVEVSGYDRKGLQKALKDALAAAEKGEFTTLVVTGVCIRKMPKEAYGLRMEVDAELCKRCGTCQICPGIEADAEGLPHFNNICTGCVRQNAACSQMCPVGAIAPAKDQNVCALDSCPELPVPPERIELPGLSGELPPFLSVAVRGVGGQGNLFFGRVLTQLAYLLGYDRQNIVKGETHGMAQMGGPVISTFACGRVHSPVLMPGTCQCLVCMERSEVFRPGFLDMLRPGGTVVLADTAIVPPFFKAGDYPAMDAVRQALAGYRVIGVDVLGTALSLGDAAGRSANVVMIGVLSRVTPFDSFPEEYWMQALRNVSPKPAIWQANYAAFLAGRELGARQG
- the mnmE gene encoding tRNA uridine-5-carboxymethylaminomethyl(34) synthesis GTPase MnmE, with amino-acid sequence MNDTIAAIATPPGAGAVGIIRVSGPDARSVGMALFHSGRSGFAGFRPYHLHHGQLRTPEGTFVDEALVAFMPGPRSFTGEDVVELHCHGGMAILRTVMEQCLELGVRPAGPGEFSKRAFLNGRMDLARAEAVMELVNAPSETAIRLAGAKLEGHFSRRVEELRLLLENLRVQLCVAVDFPEDEVDCLAPAALDAALEEAGAAIADLAGNHERVRHWRDGALVVLAGQVNAGKSSLLNAVLGVNRAIVTEIPGTTRDYLEEPVSLDGLPVRLVDTAGLRDAAGTVESLGITRSRELAASADLVLLVIDADLGPGAEDLSLLDQDVPLLVLANKMDLVSESPAWFAEAPWKDKTVLELSAKSGRGLPEMLAVVRETLAGSGFPEGDLLAPNLRQRDALVRAGEELTAMRAELKQNVPYDVLGVRLDMACHMLAEITGETAPEDVLNAVFDGFCIGK
- a CDS encoding protein jag, which translates into the protein MSEHREFRAKSVDQAIADACRFFAVDRDGLEIEIVSGGSQGFFGFGARQAVVRAGRRRPAVALAVENRAERPDSGGARPEVAPMEEAPPQKPSADAAGRIREEAGMSEADSPEEDDGRDAAPGPMPEDEVRRLEACVREILPALLRPLCAGVRLDVDMTARPVAVRIEADDAEVLMSQDGQVIAALQYLANRIAARTCPGCPRIRLDAGDFRRDQETRLTEMALALAEKAKKTGKVQSTRPLSAFHRRVVHMALQDDGDVHTRSKGEGSTKRVLILPVRRSSGRGRRKHPNEQ
- the yidC gene encoding membrane protein insertase YidC is translated as MESRRVILAVALSLMVLLTWNYFFPPVAPVATENRTAAGVNQSAAPQAAGTAVSAPEAGQQTVQFTPDRQGRRISVDTPLYHAVINTSGGILESFTLKAYKETIDPLSSNIDLVTEQSLRKAPLGLIWNASPTWAQGEWTAQGDDLVLAEGQSGGIQLTGVLGGVRIVRELSFTGGSYEVKEEVKVTNTSPAQLQGNLAFSVSSPSLTAENDRYNLTKIVYMAAGGLEEEDDQKDLKLGLESAGPVQWGGVASNYFLMALAPTSADMIVRGKLEDGIYRVTAADQLLLDPGITQLRTCSYYFGPKTERDLQSMPKNLKASINYGFFDIIAKPLNKFLNFLYGYVGNYGVAIIILTIIIKALFWPLSQKSYKSMEQMKKLQPMMTKIREKYADDREKMNAEIMQLYKTYKVNPAGGCVPMLLQIPVFFALYQALLGAIELRHAAFIPHLPFTDMVWLADLSAKDPYYITPLIMGATMFLQQRLSPPMGDPMQAKIMMFMPVVFTFLFLNFPSGLVLYWLVNNVLSIAQQWLMVRKAK